The proteins below come from a single Rickettsia typhi str. Wilmington genomic window:
- a CDS encoding lysophospholipid acyltransferase family protein, producing the protein MRKALKKFLKNSKCLLSIITILLYWYLRFVYFTSRQKFIFYDNRNKEKFLNEQGVIFAFWHNMLALSPVMFTGHRNIYALISPHLDGKILNAIVGKFGCQVIVGSTNKNSIVALRNIIGKLSQGANIIVTPDGPKGPVYKVNSGITEIAYRYNKKLIPIVSSTSRYFRLKSWDKLIIPIPFGTIKIIVGSPLALVADKVKNHINLEKQLKSLTESLKK; encoded by the coding sequence ATGCGAAAAGCTCTTAAAAAATTTTTAAAAAATAGTAAATGCTTACTTAGCATAATTACTATTTTACTATATTGGTATTTGCGCTTTGTTTATTTTACTTCAAGGCAGAAATTTATATTTTATGATAACAGAAATAAGGAAAAATTTTTAAATGAACAAGGTGTAATCTTTGCATTTTGGCATAATATGCTTGCCTTAAGTCCCGTTATGTTTACAGGACATAGAAATATCTATGCTTTAATATCACCACATTTAGATGGTAAAATTTTAAACGCCATAGTAGGGAAATTTGGTTGTCAAGTTATAGTTGGTTCTACTAATAAGAATTCAATTGTAGCTTTACGTAATATTATAGGTAAATTATCACAAGGTGCAAATATAATAGTTACACCGGATGGTCCTAAAGGACCTGTATATAAAGTAAATAGTGGCATTACTGAAATTGCTTATAGATATAACAAAAAACTAATTCCTATAGTTAGCTCTACTTCTAGGTATTTCAGATTAAAAAGTTGGGATAAATTAATAATACCAATACCGTTTGGTACCATTAAAATAATAGTTGGCTCACCTCTAGCACTTGTAGCAGATAAAGTAAAAAATCATATAAATCTCGAAAAACAATTAAAAAGCTTAACAGAGAGCTTAAAGAAATGA
- the waaA gene encoding lipid IV(A) 3-deoxy-D-manno-octulosonic acid transferase, whose translation MMLLYYILSFILLPVYFIIIFIRLLIGKEDIRRIQERFAIGKQRQNSLLDLQMSVNQEGFKVDTEHKATSYVYIHRNASLMYKLSLERSYAQSLVWIHAASVGEVMTSLTLIHNICKLAPNVRFLITSWTNTSAKILSTKLPKIATHQFLPIDNVIFTRKFLSNWKPDLGIFIESELWPCIINEGAKHCKLLLVNARISNKSFKTWLKRKKFFQLIIKNFSKIIVQSECDLQKFNALGISDAMNLGNIKFANEKLLVNQEKLSKLSLHLDNRRVVVFASTHPEDEEVILPIINNLKEQFVDCYIILIPRHPERVKSILNNCKCHNLLATAKSQNDLPVLSDDIYIVDRFGEMGLFFSVATISFIGGSFKQGGHNILEAAYFSNCIIFGPDMSKNTDIAKGILQNNAAIQIKNGEDLLNTLKSLLNANNALKLKAYRENALKFVEHNQKILDEYLHVIKPFLP comes from the coding sequence ATGATGTTATTATATTATATTTTAAGCTTTATATTATTACCTGTTTATTTTATCATAATTTTTATACGTTTGTTAATCGGTAAAGAAGATATAAGACGTATCCAAGAACGTTTTGCTATTGGTAAACAAAGGCAAAATAGTTTATTAGACTTACAAATGTCTGTTAATCAAGAGGGATTTAAAGTAGATACGGAACACAAAGCTACATCTTATGTATACATACATAGAAATGCAAGTCTAATGTATAAATTATCTTTAGAAAGAAGTTATGCACAAAGTTTAGTATGGATTCATGCAGCTAGCGTCGGTGAAGTCATGACCTCTCTAACATTAATACATAATATATGTAAATTAGCCCCTAACGTTCGTTTTCTAATAACTTCTTGGACCAATACTTCTGCTAAAATATTAAGTACTAAATTACCTAAAATAGCCACTCATCAATTTTTACCTATAGATAATGTTATTTTTACTCGAAAATTTTTAAGCAATTGGAAACCTGATTTAGGCATTTTTATAGAATCGGAATTATGGCCTTGTATTATTAATGAGGGAGCAAAACATTGTAAATTGCTACTAGTTAATGCACGTATTTCTAATAAATCATTTAAAACTTGGCTAAAAAGAAAAAAGTTTTTTCAGCTTATCATAAAAAATTTTAGTAAAATTATTGTGCAAAGTGAGTGTGACTTACAAAAATTTAATGCACTTGGTATATCAGATGCAATGAATTTAGGTAATATTAAATTTGCAAATGAAAAACTTTTAGTTAATCAAGAAAAGTTATCAAAATTAAGCTTACATTTAGACAATAGACGAGTTGTGGTATTTGCTAGTACTCACCCTGAAGATGAAGAAGTAATTTTACCAATAATCAATAATCTAAAAGAGCAATTTGTAGATTGCTATATTATCCTAATTCCAAGACATCCTGAGCGAGTTAAATCAATTCTCAATAATTGTAAGTGTCATAATTTATTAGCTACCGCTAAATCACAAAATGATTTACCTGTATTAAGCGACGATATTTATATAGTTGACAGGTTCGGTGAAATGGGATTGTTTTTTTCTGTAGCCACAATTTCTTTTATCGGTGGTTCTTTTAAACAAGGCGGACATAATATTTTAGAAGCGGCATATTTCTCTAATTGTATTATATTCGGTCCTGATATGAGTAAAAACACTGATATCGCTAAAGGCATATTACAAAATAACGCAGCCATCCAAATCAAAAATGGCGAAGATTTACTAAACACACTAAAATCTCTACTTAACGCAAATAATGCTCTAAAACTTAAAGCTTATCGTGAAAATGCTTTAAAATTTGTTGAGCATAACCAAAAAATCCTAGATGAATATTTACATGTCATTAAGCCATTTCTTCCATAA
- the tsf gene encoding translation elongation factor Ts, whose translation MSEINISAAAVKELREKTGAGMMDCKKALIETSGNFEEAIDFLRKKGLAAAVKKFGRIASEGLTAIKINGLTSVVIEVNSETDFVARNEQFQNLVKDIVNLAIIAQNIDALKISKMQSGKSVEEEIIENIATIGENLTLRRMDILEISNGAIGSYVHNEVVPHLGKISVLVGLESNAKDKAKLAALAKQIAVHVAGNNPQSIDTLSLDQALVERERKVFFEKSKEEGKPDHIIEKMVEGRIRKFFSEVVLLQQNFLFEPKLTVAEVIKNAEQELGAEIKITKFIRYALGEGIEHEEKNFADEVASITKC comes from the coding sequence ATGAGTGAAATAAATATAAGTGCTGCAGCGGTCAAAGAATTAAGAGAAAAAACCGGCGCAGGTATGATGGATTGTAAAAAAGCGTTAATAGAAACCAGTGGTAATTTTGAAGAAGCTATTGATTTTCTTCGTAAGAAAGGTTTAGCTGCTGCTGTCAAAAAATTTGGACGCATTGCTTCTGAAGGTTTAACTGCTATAAAAATTAATGGGCTTACCAGTGTAGTCATTGAAGTAAATTCTGAAACAGATTTTGTTGCTCGAAATGAGCAATTTCAGAATTTAGTTAAAGATATTGTAAATCTTGCAATAATTGCACAAAATATAGATGCACTTAAAATATCGAAAATGCAAAGCGGTAAATCAGTTGAAGAAGAGATTATAGAAAATATCGCTACAATAGGTGAAAATTTAACATTACGTCGTATGGATATATTAGAGATATCTAATGGAGCAATTGGTTCATATGTGCATAATGAAGTTGTACCTCATTTAGGGAAAATTTCTGTATTAGTAGGTCTTGAATCTAACGCAAAAGATAAAGCAAAATTAGCAGCTTTAGCGAAACAAATTGCTGTTCATGTAGCAGGAAATAATCCGCAAAGTATAGATACTTTAAGTTTGGATCAAGCACTTGTAGAACGTGAGAGAAAAGTATTTTTTGAAAAATCTAAAGAAGAAGGTAAACCTGATCATATTATAGAAAAAATGGTAGAAGGTAGAATACGTAAATTCTTCTCAGAAGTTGTATTACTTCAGCAAAATTTCTTATTTGAACCAAAACTTACAGTTGCAGAAGTAATTAAAAATGCTGAACAAGAACTTGGTGCAGAAATTAAAATTACTAAATTTATTAGATATGCTCTTGGAGAAGGTATAGAACACGAAGAAAAAAACTTTGCTGATGAAGTAGCTTCTATTACAAAGTGTTAA
- the rpsB gene encoding 30S ribosomal protein S2, protein MSKISPINIKELLDAGVHFGHKTSRWNPKMASYIYGERDDVHIIDLRQSAALMSVALNAIYETVKKDGKILFVSTKIQASDIIAEYAEKCGQYYVNNRWLGGMLTNWKTIACSIEKLEKLEKTLESEETRVCYTKKEILDMSRKKDKLLLSLAGIRNLNSKPDLLVVIDTNKEHIAINEAVKLNIPIVAVVDTNSNPDNINYPIPGNDDSIRSIRLYCSLFADAALQGLEESMKVSGVDIGTMQEHTDKALTSKTISKLKQTKKFSKTQNIDEETNTEFDQALSDACENKNSDNT, encoded by the coding sequence ATGTCAAAAATATCACCTATTAACATTAAAGAATTATTAGATGCTGGTGTGCATTTCGGCCACAAGACTTCACGTTGGAACCCTAAAATGGCATCTTATATATATGGTGAACGTGATGATGTTCATATAATAGATTTAAGACAAAGTGCAGCTTTAATGAGTGTTGCGTTAAATGCAATATATGAAACTGTAAAAAAAGATGGGAAAATATTATTTGTAAGTACTAAAATACAGGCAAGTGATATTATAGCGGAATATGCAGAAAAATGTGGACAGTATTACGTCAATAATAGATGGCTTGGCGGTATGTTAACTAACTGGAAAACTATTGCATGTTCGATAGAAAAATTAGAAAAGCTAGAAAAAACCTTAGAAAGTGAAGAAACTCGTGTCTGCTATACTAAGAAAGAAATACTAGATATGAGTCGCAAGAAAGATAAATTACTTTTATCTCTTGCAGGTATTAGAAATCTTAATTCTAAACCGGATCTTTTAGTAGTGATTGATACTAATAAAGAGCATATCGCAATTAATGAAGCAGTTAAGCTTAATATCCCTATAGTTGCAGTAGTAGATACTAACTCTAATCCTGATAATATAAATTATCCAATTCCTGGTAATGATGATTCTATAAGATCAATAAGACTTTATTGTAGTTTATTTGCAGATGCAGCATTACAAGGACTTGAAGAATCAATGAAAGTTTCAGGAGTTGATATTGGCACTATGCAGGAGCATACAGATAAAGCTTTAACTTCTAAAACTATTTCTAAATTAAAACAAACGAAAAAATTCTCTAAAACGCAAAATATTGATGAAGAGACAAATACAGAATTTGATCAAGCATTAAGTGATGCCTGTGAAAATAAAAATTCTGATAATACATAA
- the cysS gene encoding cysteine--tRNA ligase, which yields MQLHLYNTLTRTKEVFNPQDHANVKMYVCGPTVYDNPHIGNSRSVVVYDLLYRIIIKIFGKKAVKYVRNITDIDDKIIDRAESLGININDLTNKVTREFHINMAYLGCMLPSIEPKATEHIDVMIEIIERLIAQDHAYITDNHVYFDVLSAPNYTELSNRNLEEMFEGVRIENSKTKKNPQDFVLWKPAKQNEPKNVNFSSPWGLGRPGWHIECSAMSYKYLGENFDIHGGGADLIFPHHTNEIAQSRCAFPSSTYAKYWIHNGFLTVNGEKMSKSLGNFITVRDLMDKQIQGEVVRLFLLSSHYRRPLDYNDKAIDDAKKTLDYWYRAIKEINVQKVDLPSDFMQSLFDDMNTPLAIKIINDYAKGVFISKTEAERKFNASAIITCANFIGLMRKTQYEWFNNDIDKLYINELINKRLKAKKQKNWLLADKIRNQLLEKKIILEDKSDCTTIWRKE from the coding sequence ATGCAACTTCACTTATATAACACTCTGACTCGTACTAAAGAGGTTTTTAACCCTCAAGATCATGCTAATGTAAAAATGTATGTATGTGGACCGACCGTTTATGATAATCCTCATATAGGTAATAGTAGGTCGGTAGTAGTATATGATTTACTTTATCGTATCATTATAAAAATATTCGGGAAGAAGGCAGTAAAATATGTACGTAACATCACTGATATTGATGATAAAATTATTGATAGAGCTGAATCACTCGGCATTAATATTAATGATTTAACTAATAAAGTTACGCGAGAGTTTCATATAAATATGGCATATTTAGGTTGCATGTTACCAAGTATTGAGCCTAAAGCTACAGAGCATATTGATGTAATGATCGAAATAATAGAACGCTTAATAGCACAAGATCACGCATATATTACTGATAATCATGTTTATTTTGATGTTTTATCAGCTCCAAATTATACAGAATTATCTAATCGCAATTTAGAAGAAATGTTTGAGGGAGTGCGTATAGAAAATAGTAAAACTAAAAAAAACCCACAGGACTTTGTATTATGGAAACCGGCAAAGCAAAATGAGCCGAAAAATGTAAATTTTTCAAGCCCTTGGGGGCTTGGTAGGCCTGGATGGCATATTGAATGTTCAGCCATGAGCTATAAATATTTAGGTGAGAATTTTGATATTCATGGAGGTGGAGCAGATTTAATTTTTCCACATCATACCAATGAGATTGCACAAAGTAGATGTGCTTTTCCAAGTTCTACCTATGCCAAATATTGGATACATAATGGATTTTTAACGGTAAACGGTGAAAAAATGAGTAAATCTCTTGGTAATTTTATAACAGTAAGGGATTTAATGGATAAACAAATTCAAGGAGAAGTAGTACGATTATTTTTATTAAGTAGTCACTATAGGCGTCCACTCGATTATAATGATAAAGCTATAGATGATGCTAAAAAAACTTTAGATTATTGGTATCGAGCTATAAAAGAGATTAATGTACAAAAAGTAGATTTGCCATCTGATTTTATGCAAAGCTTATTTGATGATATGAATACTCCACTTGCCATAAAAATAATTAATGACTACGCTAAAGGTGTTTTTATTTCTAAAACTGAAGCGGAAAGAAAGTTTAATGCTTCTGCTATTATTACTTGCGCTAATTTTATTGGTCTAATGCGCAAAACTCAATATGAGTGGTTTAATAATGATATTGATAAACTTTATATAAATGAACTTATAAATAAACGTTTGAAAGCAAAAAAACAAAAAAATTGGTTGTTAGCTGATAAAATTCGTAATCAGCTATTAGAGAAAAAAATAATTCTAGAAGATAAATCTGACTGTACTACTATTTGGCGCAAAGAATAA
- a CDS encoding autotransporter domain-containing protein, translated as MQFSQSLEVPTPTGEFGKKYSKLINPKTSKQNLKIEFPKKIISLVRDELTLKYFTADIERILTLFSKKDDLILSEAKEKYKEVIQDPYIAQFTNKNQNTGSFLENKLFEETREEAILRLLSLEQLDAQMKKEILSKQGDILEQLKFINANTEILGSYGQTASTDILKKIPKELPKILSKQGDILEQLKFINANTEILNEHSKAILKDKLKELSKQLDEISSNQLVGFILDENKINTNLKNVHFSEKKVRETVSNLNNKILEKIFLKDDGTITEQDLTKILQKHQETVLIKNLTKAIVYIDGNKNNATVNKTLEKCLEQTTPEQQELILDVLTHNTRIRTVLITKIEREQRQNHNKKLNKNIAGDSFVDALKKALVHRTSNSETILKVVEQRKQETPKNLNVWDRISQNIPNLNNQNVQDENNKEWDESNKNADDLNNTNIYMITKHDLERAVNETITKFSAMSTLLKDKKNAGAYQRYLKEAEDQLALAQEKGKELIKNSAQTFKIIPKKYQDDINENWQNYLSPAEMIELTALNEHTNTLKSNKNKSGHFRSSEEALQYKAKQHEYYTLLAELKKIGIAKQQEKLVKDYVDEMITNAKQAVEKFERTSLEHINQKKENKQISKEILDAQERLENAKQKIEFIKFKYIISNKRQVNSSDEDSDDDADKNAIKQKTELENAQKDINQAKKNLEDAKAKYAALQITLNYSPNGMDSKTTEDQEQFKTDNIAAESLEDMAVMFKDSEEAAERKEEVTLNYSPNGMDSKTTEDQEQFKTDNIAAESLEDMAVMFKDSEEAAERKEEVTLNYSPNGMDSKTTEDQEQFKTDNIAAESLEDMAVMFKDSEEAAERKEEVTLDYSPNGMDSKTTEDQEQFKTDNIAAESLEDMAVMFKDSEEAAERKEEVTLDYSPNGMDSKTTEDQEQFKTDNIAAESLEDMAVMFKDSEEAAERKEEVTLNYSPNGMDSKTTEDQEQFKTDNIAAESLEDMAVMFKDSEEAAEQKEEVNRQHHEEQNRQKQEHNCLDTEEEVVHKEKIADLTAETETKVFKKEIALEENEAMDVSFKTETIVEQDEAIQRQQVSDDTSRKVAILVKATSTLHKPVHHNILSDRLKVTVIGAGDEKTNINRGLWISGLYGVNKQGSWKNIPKYQGRTTGFTIGADAEFINNHDVIGIAYSNLESKIKYNKKLGKTAVYGHLLSIYGLKELIPGFSLHTIVSYGYNYIKNKSKNLDKIIGKYQNNNLSFQTLLNYKYCTKYNLHFIPSIGFKYDYSRASNYKEYNIDIENLMIQKKSNQSFESSIGGKIVSKPIIITNNTILTLSVHGNIERHFNNKNTKVNAKATFKKQTLQETIIIPKQPKFGYNIGNNILMSIKNINVLYEYNYYTHKKYHSHQGLIKLKINL; from the coding sequence ATGCAATTTTCCCAATCATTAGAAGTGCCTACGCCTACTGGAGAGTTTGGTAAAAAATACTCTAAATTAATTAATCCTAAGACTAGTAAACAAAATTTAAAGATAGAATTTCCAAAGAAAATAATATCTCTTGTACGTGACGAATTAACACTTAAATATTTTACTGCTGATATAGAAAGAATTCTTACCCTTTTTAGCAAAAAAGATGATTTAATCTTAAGTGAGGCAAAAGAAAAATATAAAGAAGTTATACAAGATCCTTATATAGCTCAATTCACAAATAAAAACCAAAATACAGGAAGTTTCTTAGAAAATAAGCTTTTTGAAGAAACTCGAGAAGAAGCAATATTGCGTCTTTTATCATTAGAGCAACTAGATGCACAAATGAAAAAAGAAATTTTAAGTAAACAGGGGGATATATTAGAACAATTGAAATTTATAAATGCAAATACTGAGATTTTAGGGTCCTATGGTCAAACTGCCTCGACAGATATATTAAAAAAAATACCTAAAGAATTACCTAAAATTTTAAGTAAACAGGGGGATATATTAGAACAATTGAAATTTATAAATGCAAATACTGAGATTTTAAATGAACATAGTAAAGCAATATTAAAAGATAAACTAAAAGAATTATCCAAGCAATTAGATGAAATTTCAAGTAATCAATTAGTAGGTTTTATACTTGATGAAAATAAGATCAACACAAACTTAAAAAATGTTCATTTTTCAGAAAAAAAAGTAAGAGAAACAGTAAGTAACTTAAATAATAAAATTTTAGAGAAAATTTTTCTCAAAGATGACGGTACTATAACTGAACAAGATTTAACTAAAATATTACAAAAACATCAAGAAACAGTTTTAATAAAAAATTTAACTAAAGCTATAGTATATATTGATGGCAATAAAAATAATGCAACTGTAAATAAAACTTTAGAAAAATGTTTAGAACAGACTACTCCAGAGCAACAAGAGTTGATCTTAGATGTATTGACTCATAATACAAGGATACGCACAGTGCTTATCACAAAAATAGAAAGAGAACAAAGGCAAAACCATAATAAAAAATTAAATAAAAATATAGCAGGTGATTCTTTTGTGGATGCGCTCAAGAAGGCGCTTGTACATAGAACATCAAATTCAGAAACAATACTAAAAGTAGTAGAACAAAGAAAACAAGAAACACCAAAAAATTTGAATGTATGGGATAGGATTAGTCAGAATATTCCTAATCTAAATAATCAAAACGTACAAGATGAAAATAATAAAGAGTGGGACGAGTCTAACAAAAATGCAGATGATTTGAATAATACCAATATTTACATGATAACAAAACATGATCTAGAGAGAGCAGTTAACGAAACAATAACCAAATTTAGTGCAATGAGTACTCTCCTAAAAGACAAAAAAAATGCAGGAGCATACCAAAGATATTTAAAAGAAGCTGAAGATCAACTAGCCTTAGCGCAAGAAAAAGGAAAAGAACTAATAAAAAATTCAGCCCAAACGTTTAAAATAATACCTAAAAAATATCAAGATGATATAAATGAGAATTGGCAGAATTATTTATCACCGGCAGAAATGATAGAACTCACTGCACTAAATGAACATACTAATACACTAAAGAGCAACAAAAATAAATCTGGGCACTTCCGCTCATCTGAAGAAGCATTGCAATATAAAGCAAAACAACATGAATATTATACACTGTTGGCAGAATTAAAAAAAATTGGTATTGCAAAACAACAAGAAAAACTTGTTAAAGACTATGTAGATGAAATGATCACAAATGCTAAACAGGCAGTAGAAAAATTTGAAAGAACTTCTTTAGAGCACATAAACCAAAAGAAAGAAAATAAACAAATTTCTAAGGAAATACTAGATGCTCAAGAAAGACTAGAAAATGCTAAACAAAAAATCGAATTTATTAAATTTAAGTATATTATTTCCAATAAGAGACAGGTAAATAGTTCTGATGAAGATTCAGATGATGATGCAGACAAAAATGCAATCAAACAAAAAACAGAACTCGAAAATGCTCAAAAAGATATAAATCAAGCTAAGAAAAACTTAGAGGATGCTAAAGCAAAATATGCAGCACTACAAATAACACTTAATTATAGTCCAAATGGAATGGACAGTAAAACGACAGAAGATCAAGAACAATTTAAAACAGATAACATAGCAGCAGAATCTTTAGAAGATATGGCAGTAATGTTTAAAGACTCAGAAGAGGCAGCAGAACGAAAAGAAGAAGTAACACTTAATTATAGTCCAAATGGAATGGACAGTAAAACGACAGAAGATCAAGAACAATTTAAAACAGATAACATAGCAGCAGAATCTTTAGAAGATATGGCAGTAATGTTTAAAGACTCAGAAGAGGCAGCAGAACGAAAAGAAGAAGTAACACTTAATTATAGTCCAAATGGAATGGACAGTAAAACGACAGAAGATCAAGAACAATTTAAAACAGATAACATAGCAGCAGAATCTTTAGAAGATATGGCAGTAATGTTTAAAGACTCAGAAGAGGCAGCAGAACGAAAAGAAGAAGTAACACTTGATTATAGTCCAAATGGAATGGACAGTAAAACGACAGAAGATCAAGAACAATTTAAAACAGATAACATAGCAGCAGAATCTTTAGAAGATATGGCAGTAATGTTTAAAGACTCAGAAGAGGCAGCAGAACGAAAAGAAGAAGTAACACTTGATTATAGTCCAAATGGAATGGACAGTAAAACGACAGAAGATCAAGAACAATTTAAAACAGATAACATAGCAGCAGAATCTTTAGAAGATATGGCAGTAATGTTTAAAGACTCAGAAGAGGCAGCAGAACGAAAAGAAGAAGTAACACTTAATTATAGTCCAAATGGAATGGACAGTAAAACGACAGAAGATCAAGAACAATTTAAAACAGATAACATAGCAGCAGAATCTTTAGAAGATATGGCAGTAATGTTTAAAGACTCAGAAGAGGCAGCAGAACAAAAAGAAGAAGTAAACCGTCAGCATCACGAAGAGCAGAATCGACAAAAGCAAGAACATAATTGTCTAGACACGGAAGAAGAAGTTGTACACAAAGAAAAGATTGCAGATCTAACAGCAGAAACAGAGACAAAAGTATTTAAAAAAGAGATAGCTTTAGAAGAAAACGAAGCTATGGATGTGTCATTCAAAACTGAAACAATAGTAGAACAAGATGAAGCGATACAGAGACAACAAGTATCTGATGACACTAGTAGGAAAGTAGCAATCTTAGTTAAAGCAACTTCAACTCTTCACAAACCTGTTCATCATAATATTTTAAGTGATAGATTAAAAGTTACTGTAATAGGAGCCGGTGATGAAAAAACTAATATAAACAGGGGGCTATGGATTAGTGGCTTATACGGTGTTAACAAACAAGGAAGTTGGAAGAACATTCCAAAATATCAAGGTCGTACAACCGGTTTTACTATCGGTGCTGATGCTGAATTCATCAATAATCATGATGTTATTGGCATCGCTTATAGCAATCTAGAATCCAAAATTAAATATAATAAAAAACTAGGAAAAACAGCAGTGTATGGTCATCTTTTAAGTATTTATGGTCTAAAAGAACTAATTCCAGGTTTTTCATTACATACTATAGTATCTTATGGTTATAATTATATTAAGAATAAATCTAAAAATTTAGATAAAATAATTGGAAAATATCAAAATAATAATTTAAGTTTTCAAACTTTATTGAATTACAAATATTGTACAAAATACAATTTACATTTTATTCCTAGTATCGGTTTTAAATATGATTATTCAAGAGCTAGCAACTATAAAGAGTATAACATAGATATAGAAAATCTTATGATCCAAAAGAAATCAAATCAATCATTTGAAAGTAGTATTGGTGGTAAAATAGTTTCTAAGCCTATAATAATCACAAATAATACAATATTAACACTAAGTGTTCATGGTAATATTGAGCGTCACTTCAATAATAAAAATACAAAAGTTAATGCGAAAGCAACTTTTAAAAAACAAACATTACAAGAAACTATTATTATACCGAAACAACCTAAATTTGGATATAACATCGGTAATAATATACTTATGAGTATAAAAAATATAAATGTGCTTTATGAGTATAATTATTATACTCATAAAAAATATCACAGCCATCAAGGACTTATTAAGTTAAAAATTAATTTGTAA
- the secG gene encoding preprotein translocase subunit SecG, which translates to MLDILLFVHITISILLIIVILMQRSGSGGISGISGDNNMGVVSAKTVGNFLSKSTIILTTLFLINAIILANLSSKKKSNLVSKINEIEENQTDNSLPIAK; encoded by the coding sequence ATGTTAGACATACTTCTTTTTGTACATATTACTATTTCAATACTACTAATTATAGTGATTCTGATGCAGCGTAGTGGTTCTGGTGGAATTAGTGGTATAAGCGGTGATAACAATATGGGTGTAGTAAGTGCTAAAACAGTTGGTAACTTTCTTAGCAAAAGTACTATAATACTTACAACATTATTTTTAATAAATGCAATAATACTTGCTAATCTTTCTTCAAAAAAAAAATCTAATTTAGTTTCTAAGATTAATGAAATTGAAGAAAATCAAACAGACAATAGTTTACCTATAGCTAAATAG